Proteins encoded in a region of the Mucilaginibacter sabulilitoris genome:
- a CDS encoding SDR family oxidoreductase, whose protein sequence is MDLKLNNKVAVVLAASKGLGRAIATTLSAEGAKVVIGSRDEKELTKTAAEIQLLTGNEVIAIPVDVSKADQLGAFIQKAVATFGRIDILLNNAGGPPFDKFENFDDEQWQKAFDLNLLSFARLSKLALPHMQKTGSGRIINIISGSVKAVLGNSVLSTSMRMGVVGMAKLMADEFGPYNITVNNVAPGLILTDRIKHTLPKGVSEEEALKEKTRGIPLGRIGKPEELAALVTFLASEQAAYISGTTIQVDGGANRAIF, encoded by the coding sequence ATGGATCTTAAACTCAACAACAAGGTAGCCGTAGTATTAGCGGCAAGTAAAGGATTAGGCAGGGCAATAGCAACCACCTTGTCCGCCGAGGGTGCGAAAGTGGTCATCGGCTCACGGGATGAAAAAGAACTTACTAAAACAGCAGCCGAAATACAGCTGCTTACCGGTAATGAGGTGATTGCTATACCTGTTGACGTTTCAAAGGCCGATCAGTTGGGGGCGTTTATTCAAAAAGCCGTAGCAACTTTCGGGCGGATAGATATTTTACTGAACAATGCCGGCGGGCCGCCGTTTGATAAGTTTGAGAACTTTGACGACGAACAATGGCAAAAAGCATTTGATCTTAACCTGCTTAGTTTCGCGCGCCTTAGTAAACTGGCGCTGCCGCACATGCAAAAAACAGGTAGCGGGCGTATAATCAACATTATAAGCGGATCGGTAAAAGCGGTGCTGGGCAATTCGGTACTGTCAACCAGCATGCGTATGGGCGTAGTGGGTATGGCTAAGCTCATGGCCGACGAATTCGGCCCGTACAATATCACCGTAAATAACGTGGCCCCTGGATTGATCCTTACCGACAGGATAAAACACACTCTGCCCAAAGGTGTTAGTGAGGAAGAGGCTTTAAAAGAAAAAACAAGGGGTATACCTCTTGGCCGTATCGGCAAACCCGAAGAATTGGCCGCGCTGGTTACATTTTTAGCATCTGAACAGGCAGCCTATATTAGCGGAACCACTATACAGGTTGATGGCGGGGCAAACAGAGCTATATTTTGA
- a CDS encoding efflux RND transporter permease subunit, whose translation MFWKHTASFILKNRLIVFICVIALSTFMGFEASKVKITFNGGKVLPVTDSAYIRYNEFKKTFGQDASSMVLGIKSDKIFDKDVFNDWYQIGTQLKQIKGIKAVVSAANVYNLQKDTAQHRFVIKPLVTGILPSAQAVDSVKQRLLNLPFYRGLVLSDDGKSTLMAITFDDKIINTPYRVPIINKMLSLGQQFEKRHNIKVHYSGLPLIRTVVGDLVAHEFSMFLSLSIAITALILLIFFRSFFPVVFPVLIVVLGVVWSLGMLVLLHYEMTILTGIIPPLVVVIGIPNTIFILNKYYHEFEMSGDKMGALLIALEKAGITTFIANITTAIGFGVLCFTNSELLTQFGLVASMSILATFALSLILVPIVFSYLPSPKAKQTGIKDSKVMKTLLVKLDVMVHHKRKAIYITALVLIVISAIGIARININGYVVDDLPQHNNTLNDLRFFESNFNGVLPLEVSIDTRRKNGVMNLGTIRKVEKLEKLISSYPEFSRSISLIQVLKFSTQAFYGGNPEYYRLPDGLEQNFILNYAGNSGKGTSGALNSYLDSNRQVTRVTFEMIDAGSKKMNAVLAELQPRIDSIFNPAKFHVELTGSSIIFIKGTNYLLKNLYESLAWAILLIAAVMWILFRGVKMIVVSLVPNLVPLIITAGIMGFFGIPLKPSTILIFSIAMGISSDQTIYFITRYRHELRHSKKTISHIVSDTIRETGVSMIFIATVLFFGFGIFAVSKFGGTVALGVLLSITLLVAMISNLTLLPAFLLSLERGIDREKIKGPDIEE comes from the coding sequence ATGTTCTGGAAACATACTGCTTCTTTTATCCTCAAAAACAGACTTATCGTATTTATCTGCGTCATTGCGCTGAGCACTTTTATGGGGTTTGAGGCATCAAAAGTAAAGATAACCTTTAACGGCGGTAAGGTGCTACCGGTTACCGATTCGGCTTACATACGTTATAATGAGTTTAAAAAAACCTTCGGTCAGGATGCCTCATCTATGGTGCTGGGCATCAAGTCAGATAAAATTTTTGATAAGGATGTGTTTAATGACTGGTACCAGATAGGTACACAGCTAAAACAGATTAAGGGCATTAAAGCAGTAGTTTCTGCAGCCAATGTTTATAACCTGCAAAAAGATACAGCACAGCATCGTTTTGTGATAAAGCCGCTGGTTACCGGTATATTACCAAGCGCACAGGCGGTTGATAGTGTAAAACAGCGGCTTTTAAATCTGCCATTTTATAGAGGATTAGTGTTAAGTGACGATGGCAAGTCGACACTGATGGCCATTACTTTTGACGATAAGATAATCAACACGCCCTATCGCGTACCCATCATCAATAAAATGCTTAGCCTTGGGCAGCAATTTGAAAAAAGGCATAACATCAAGGTGCACTACTCGGGCCTTCCCCTTATACGTACCGTTGTAGGCGACCTGGTTGCGCACGAGTTTTCCATGTTCCTGAGCCTGTCTATCGCGATCACGGCGTTAATATTGCTCATCTTTTTCAGGTCGTTTTTCCCGGTTGTTTTCCCGGTGCTTATTGTGGTGCTTGGTGTAGTATGGAGCCTGGGTATGCTGGTGTTGCTGCATTACGAAATGACCATCCTTACCGGCATTATCCCGCCGCTGGTGGTGGTTATCGGTATACCAAACACTATTTTTATTCTGAACAAATACTATCACGAGTTTGAAATGTCGGGCGATAAAATGGGGGCATTGCTCATAGCGCTCGAGAAAGCCGGGATAACCACTTTTATCGCCAATATTACCACAGCCATAGGCTTTGGTGTGCTTTGTTTTACCAATAGCGAATTGTTAACACAGTTTGGCTTGGTAGCGTCTATGAGCATACTGGCCACATTTGCTTTAAGCCTGATATTGGTGCCCATTGTTTTTAGCTATTTGCCGAGCCCCAAAGCCAAACAAACAGGTATTAAGGACAGCAAAGTAATGAAAACCCTGCTGGTGAAATTAGATGTCATGGTGCACCATAAACGTAAAGCAATTTATATTACCGCACTGGTGCTCATTGTTATTTCGGCGATTGGAATAGCCAGGATCAATATTAACGGTTATGTAGTTGATGACCTTCCCCAGCACAACAATACACTGAATGACCTCCGATTTTTTGAATCGAACTTTAACGGGGTGTTGCCGTTGGAGGTCAGCATTGATACCAGGCGCAAAAATGGCGTCATGAACCTGGGCACTATCCGCAAGGTTGAAAAACTGGAGAAGCTTATCTCATCGTATCCGGAGTTTAGCCGGTCAATATCATTAATACAGGTATTAAAATTCTCAACCCAGGCATTTTATGGCGGCAACCCGGAGTATTACAGGTTACCCGATGGGCTCGAGCAAAATTTTATTCTGAACTATGCGGGCAATTCGGGCAAAGGCACCTCCGGCGCATTGAACAGTTATCTGGACAGTAACCGCCAGGTTACCCGTGTAACGTTTGAGATGATCGACGCCGGTTCCAAAAAAATGAACGCCGTGCTGGCTGAACTACAGCCCCGTATCGATTCTATTTTTAATCCTGCCAAATTTCATGTGGAGCTTACCGGTTCAAGCATCATATTTATCAAAGGAACCAACTACCTGCTCAAAAATTTGTATGAGAGCTTGGCCTGGGCCATTTTGTTAATTGCCGCAGTGATGTGGATATTGTTCAGAGGGGTTAAAATGATAGTCGTGTCGTTAGTGCCTAACCTGGTGCCACTTATAATTACGGCCGGTATCATGGGCTTTTTTGGCATCCCGTTAAAGCCGTCAACCATATTGATATTTAGTATAGCTATGGGTATTTCGTCTGACCAGACGATTTATTTCATAACCCGTTACCGTCACGAACTGCGCCATAGTAAAAAAACTATATCACACATCGTATCCGATACCATTCGCGAAACAGGTGTGAGCATGATATTTATAGCCACTGTATTGTTTTTTGGCTTTGGTATATTCGCGGTATCAAAGTTTGGGGGTACGGTAGCGCTGGGGGTTTTATTGTCCATTACCCTGCTGGTTGCCATGATCAGTAACCTTACGCTGTTGCCGGCGTTTTTATTGAGCCTGGAGCGTGGCATTGATCGTGAAAAAATTAAGGGGCCAGATATAGAAGAGTAG
- a CDS encoding diacylglycerol kinase produces MRRLIRSFGFAFKGLAYAAESQPNFRIHLVMSLVAIALGFALHISTAEWQWVMLCITLVLVTELLNTAIETLTDLVSPTYNVKAGHVKDVSAGAVVVAAVFAFITGMIIFIPKLILLF; encoded by the coding sequence ATGAGAAGACTGATACGCAGTTTTGGCTTTGCCTTTAAAGGCCTGGCATACGCGGCAGAGTCGCAGCCTAATTTCAGGATACACCTGGTGATGAGCCTTGTTGCCATTGCACTCGGGTTCGCTTTGCATATTTCAACAGCAGAGTGGCAATGGGTAATGTTGTGTATAACCCTGGTGCTGGTGACCGAACTTTTAAACACGGCCATTGAAACACTGACCGACCTGGTTTCACCTACCTACAATGTTAAGGCCGGCCACGTTAAAGACGTAAGCGCCGGGGCTGTGGTTGTTGCCGCTGTATTTGCCTTTATAACCGGCATGATCATATTTATACCTAAACTTATTTTACTGTTTTAG
- the recO gene encoding DNA repair protein RecO, producing the protein MLHKTRGIVFKATDYGESSVIVQLFTEKFGLQSYIINGAKKPRAKIGRNMLQPLHLLDLVVYHKNTGSVQRIAELKNSPVLQTVPYDVIKSCLAIFLNEVLYKAIRQQSADENLFDFVFSAIEWLDHQADSVANFHLLFLVHLTRYLGFYPDRNLSGNADYFDMKNGTFSKYKPDNTLYLSPPHTQNFSLLLQCGFENMQQLKLSNDERRYLLQKLLEYYALHIEGFGNVRSADVLEEVLA; encoded by the coding sequence ATGCTGCATAAAACCAGGGGCATCGTATTTAAGGCAACCGACTATGGCGAAAGCAGCGTTATTGTACAGCTGTTTACCGAAAAGTTTGGCCTGCAATCGTACATCATTAACGGAGCCAAAAAACCACGGGCCAAAATTGGCCGTAATATGCTGCAGCCGCTCCATTTGCTTGACCTGGTAGTCTATCATAAAAATACAGGCAGCGTGCAGCGCATAGCCGAACTCAAAAACTCGCCGGTATTGCAAACCGTTCCTTATGATGTGATAAAAAGTTGCCTGGCCATTTTTTTAAACGAGGTGTTATACAAGGCTATCAGGCAACAGTCGGCCGATGAAAATTTGTTTGATTTTGTATTCAGCGCCATAGAGTGGCTCGACCACCAAGCAGACAGCGTGGCCAACTTCCACCTGCTGTTTTTAGTGCACCTTACCCGTTATCTTGGTTTTTATCCAGACAGGAACCTGTCCGGTAATGCCGATTATTTTGATATGAAGAATGGCACCTTCAGCAAGTATAAACCCGATAATACTTTATACCTGTCGCCTCCGCATACTCAAAACTTTAGCTTGCTTCTACAGTGCGGCTTTGAAAACATGCAGCAATTAAAATTAAGTAATGATGAGCGCCGGTACTTGCTCCAAAAATTATTGGAATATTATGCCCTGCATATTGAAGGCTTTGGCAATGTCCGTTCAGCAGATGTGCTGGAAGAGGTGCTCGCTTAG
- a CDS encoding DUF2062 domain-containing protein: MALNKTKLQKFRFSNIKPLHFFKTLFSREKSRQFIKEHLFNPQHSAQLKASSIGFGVFMGIIPIWGFQLIAAFLLAVPLRLNKALVILAAHISFAPMIPVVIFLSYKAGGWWMGEETVDIPFSHNITLKLISLHLKQYLYGSISLAITAGLFAGLLTFALLKLFTRKTTSA; encoded by the coding sequence ATGGCTCTAAATAAAACAAAGCTTCAAAAATTCAGATTCAGTAACATTAAACCTTTACATTTTTTCAAAACCCTTTTTAGCCGCGAAAAAAGCCGGCAGTTCATAAAAGAACACCTGTTTAACCCGCAGCACTCGGCACAGTTAAAAGCTTCATCCATTGGCTTTGGGGTATTTATGGGTATAATTCCTATATGGGGGTTTCAATTAATAGCTGCTTTTTTGTTGGCTGTACCGCTCAGGTTAAATAAGGCGCTGGTCATTTTAGCTGCCCATATCAGTTTTGCACCCATGATACCGGTTGTAATTTTCCTGAGTTATAAAGCCGGGGGCTGGTGGATGGGAGAGGAAACCGTTGATATACCCTTTAGTCATAACATTACTTTAAAATTAATAAGTCTTCACCTAAAACAATATCTATATGGCAGTATATCACTTGCTATAACAGCAGGTTTGTTTGCCGGTTTATTAACCTTTGCCTTGCTAAAACTGTTTACCAGGAAAACTACATCCGCATAG
- a CDS encoding SusC/RagA family TonB-linked outer membrane protein → MRKQITLLILFFLASCTLALAQDISIKGIIKDDKGLPIPGATVKIKGGTKGVAADLKGNYSLTAPSNATLVFSIIGYAAQEQPVNGRTAINVILAEDNKQLNEVVVVGYGTRQKKDVTGAVSSIKATQLENENPTSIGDVLKGNIPGLTVSMNTSAKGGGDLLVRGKSTLTGNTSPLIVLDGVIYPGQLADINPNDIASVDVLKDASALAVYGSRAAAGVVAVTTKKGKTGPPVITLNSNFGIAQLEKEQKVYGPQGFLDWRADVMRSINVNNPAYEYTDPRSLPAGVTVDQWMALTNATGDPVDQWLSRLGLVPNERANYFAGKTVDWFDRVFRNGFRQDHTVSMSGRREDVNYYMSLNYTKNQNLIAGGDYSNIRARLNLEGQATKFLTVGVNAQYAVRDESALPTISNVNNNTVDRAHTMEADWTQITNNSPYGDFYNADGTLRRIPTDDAGLNARNPFLNTQYDESMNIQNTLFANLYARVTLPLGITLQTNFTPSIDSYRNFYHNSSKNPNVTVPGGQAQRAMENRYNYQIDNLLKWNRTFNNIHNIDVTLLVNKEKYQSWYTKETNEGFSPNDDLGFHNLGAGNKPTASSDDRYSTANAYLGRINYTLMQRYLLTVSVRRDGYSLFGQKHPSDNFPSVAGGWIFTDEDFMKSVKWLSYGKLRLSYGVNGNRDIRDVNGTVDPNRALAVITAEKYPTVTPGGTATANSALYISRMANAELKWERTTSLNAGLDFALFNSRLNGSIDVYSKKTTNLLVQRTLPQVSGFESVISNIGQVNNKGFEFNLSSKNITSSNFNWTSTVNFFLNRNKIVHLYGAADVTNADGSVSRVENSDKANGWFIGKDIDAVWDYKILGVWQTNEKDEAAKYGAVPGDFKLQKLVNSGPNQYKYTDDDKQFIGHESPRFSWSLRNDFNIYKNFDFGFLLLSNWGQLRKYNQAINNQGGVSISRTSSYVQPYWTPDNPINNYARLNSGSSGTTVTVWRKASFIRLNTVSLGYNFPKSWLTPLKIQSAKLYANVTNASVYAPDWDYWDPQNDGPTPRYISVGVNVVF, encoded by the coding sequence ATGAGAAAACAAATTACGCTCCTTATTTTATTTTTCCTGGCGAGCTGCACGCTTGCGCTCGCACAGGATATATCCATAAAGGGTATTATCAAGGATGATAAAGGCCTGCCTATACCTGGCGCAACCGTTAAGATAAAGGGTGGCACCAAAGGGGTAGCCGCCGATTTAAAAGGCAATTATTCGCTGACTGCTCCATCAAATGCCACATTAGTATTCAGCATAATAGGCTACGCAGCCCAGGAGCAGCCTGTAAATGGCCGTACAGCTATAAATGTTATACTGGCCGAGGACAACAAACAGCTAAACGAAGTAGTGGTGGTTGGTTACGGAACCCGGCAAAAAAAGGATGTTACCGGCGCCGTATCCAGTATAAAAGCTACACAGCTTGAAAATGAAAACCCTACCAGTATAGGCGATGTGCTTAAAGGTAACATTCCTGGTCTTACGGTGAGTATGAACACTTCGGCTAAGGGAGGCGGCGATCTGCTGGTGCGCGGAAAAAGTACATTAACTGGCAATACTTCGCCATTAATTGTATTGGATGGCGTTATTTACCCGGGTCAGCTGGCCGATATCAACCCGAACGATATAGCATCTGTTGATGTGTTAAAAGACGCCAGCGCCCTTGCCGTATATGGTTCAAGGGCCGCGGCCGGCGTAGTTGCTGTTACTACCAAAAAGGGCAAAACCGGGCCACCTGTGATAACCCTCAACAGCAATTTTGGTATAGCGCAGTTGGAAAAAGAGCAAAAAGTGTATGGCCCGCAAGGCTTTCTAGACTGGCGCGCCGATGTAATGCGCAGTATCAACGTCAACAACCCTGCCTACGAGTATACCGATCCACGAAGTTTGCCCGCCGGCGTAACCGTAGATCAATGGATGGCCTTAACTAATGCAACCGGCGACCCGGTTGACCAATGGCTGAGCAGGCTTGGCCTGGTACCAAATGAAAGGGCCAATTATTTCGCCGGTAAAACGGTTGACTGGTTTGACAGGGTTTTCCGCAATGGTTTCAGGCAGGACCATACTGTGAGCATGTCGGGAAGGCGGGAAGATGTTAACTACTACATGTCGTTAAACTACACCAAAAATCAAAACCTTATTGCGGGCGGCGATTATAGTAACATACGCGCCCGGTTAAACCTGGAAGGGCAGGCCACCAAGTTTTTAACAGTAGGCGTTAACGCACAATACGCGGTAAGGGATGAGAGCGCCCTGCCGACCATCAGTAATGTTAATAACAATACAGTTGACCGTGCCCATACGATGGAAGCCGACTGGACACAGATAACCAACAACTCCCCTTATGGTGATTTTTATAATGCCGATGGTACCTTAAGAAGGATACCGACAGATGATGCGGGCCTCAATGCCAGGAACCCGTTTTTAAATACACAGTATGATGAGAGCATGAACATTCAGAATACTTTGTTTGCCAACCTATACGCAAGGGTAACGTTGCCATTGGGTATAACCTTGCAAACCAATTTTACACCAAGTATCGACTCTTATCGTAATTTCTATCATAACTCTTCAAAAAACCCCAATGTAACCGTTCCTGGCGGGCAGGCACAGCGCGCAATGGAGAACCGCTATAATTACCAGATAGACAACTTATTGAAATGGAACCGCACATTTAACAATATCCACAATATTGATGTTACCCTGTTGGTTAACAAAGAAAAATATCAATCATGGTACACCAAGGAAACCAATGAAGGTTTTAGCCCGAATGATGACCTGGGTTTTCACAATTTGGGTGCTGGCAATAAACCTACAGCAAGCAGCGATGACCGGTACTCAACAGCAAACGCTTATTTAGGTCGTATTAACTACACGCTGATGCAACGGTATTTACTTACCGTTTCTGTCCGCCGCGACGGGTATTCACTATTTGGGCAAAAACACCCCAGTGACAACTTTCCATCAGTTGCCGGTGGCTGGATATTTACAGACGAAGACTTTATGAAATCGGTTAAATGGCTGAGTTATGGAAAGCTCCGCCTGTCATACGGTGTTAATGGTAACCGCGATATCAGGGATGTAAACGGAACGGTTGACCCTAACAGGGCTTTGGCTGTTATAACTGCAGAAAAATATCCAACTGTAACTCCTGGAGGCACGGCTACTGCAAATTCGGCCCTTTACATCAGCAGAATGGCCAATGCAGAATTGAAGTGGGAACGCACTACCTCATTAAACGCGGGTCTTGACTTTGCATTGTTCAACAGCCGTTTAAATGGTTCAATTGACGTTTACAGCAAAAAAACCACCAACCTGTTAGTTCAAAGAACATTACCCCAGGTATCTGGCTTTGAGAGCGTTATTTCAAACATAGGGCAGGTAAATAATAAAGGTTTTGAGTTTAACCTGTCGAGCAAAAACATAACATCCAGCAATTTTAACTGGACCAGTACGGTCAACTTTTTCTTAAATCGCAATAAAATTGTGCATTTATATGGCGCGGCCGATGTTACCAATGCCGATGGTAGCGTGAGCCGTGTTGAAAATAGCGACAAAGCTAATGGCTGGTTTATAGGTAAGGACATCGATGCCGTATGGGATTATAAAATTTTAGGCGTATGGCAAACCAACGAAAAAGATGAAGCCGCCAAATATGGTGCGGTACCGGGCGATTTTAAATTGCAAAAACTGGTTAACAGCGGTCCCAATCAATATAAATATACCGATGATGACAAGCAATTTATTGGCCACGAGTCACCAAGGTTTAGCTGGTCGTTACGGAATGATTTTAATATCTACAAAAACTTCGATTTTGGTTTCCTGCTGCTCTCCAACTGGGGGCAGCTTCGGAAATATAACCAGGCCATTAACAACCAGGGCGGTGTAAGTATTTCAAGAACATCATCATATGTACAGCCATACTGGACGCCTGATAACCCCATAAACAACTATGCCCGCCTAAACTCAGGTTCAAGCGGCACTACTGTTACTGTATGGCGTAAGGCCTCATTTATCAGGCTCAACACGGTTTCCCTGGGTTATAATTTCCCTAAATCATGGCTTACTCCTTTAAAAATACAAAGCGCCAAATTATATGCAAACGTAACCAACGCATCTGTATATGCCCCCGACTGGGATTATTGGGACCCTCAAAATGACGGGCCAACCCCAAGATATATATCAGTAGGTGTAAACGTAGTATTTTAA
- a CDS encoding RagB/SusD family nutrient uptake outer membrane protein, whose product MKTINKRIIASVTLVTMLAAGSCKKDYLKPKDLSDFTPDITLTSVPAMQAALNFLNKNLRAEFFGDSAPMLTESIFSDVAVEGTTDKTTPAQDLNVRITPTAELNNNDYNKIGWYWKQWYQGVRYANTIISRIDNVKYTSDAQRNDILGKAYFHRAYCYYRLVHEFGDVPCPIKEESAPNVAYVSVKREVILQKMKTDLEFAQQWVTDAGNKGDVTKGAVSHLLTKIDLALGKFDDAIAASSSVINGPYHLMTTRFGSTGADATKNVIWDLHRPDNKAIAANTEALYLVIDRDNLEGNTDLGSQLMRNCTPFYSQANTILTPGKNKAGIVDAVNVEIPLTLYYGRGIGRYRGTTYSTKAIWTDKTDLRHAPGNWIDMTDLVYNNPALKTSDPDWYGKPLEQWTKDNVATRFLNGPRDTIRCWFGWPHYKVFVSSTKTATDKFWSPPRGTDTDWYVFRLAETYLLRAEAYVWKGDLNNAMADLNIVRARAQAAPLTDASKVNIGTVLDERARELYWEEPRKTELTRIAYIFALTGKPSYTGKSYNVNNFSESNFFYDRIIEKNDFYNKGVVTNSGNTFTISPYHVLWPVPNNDIQLNINGHINQNKGYAGSGSNVPALDKIP is encoded by the coding sequence ATGAAAACGATAAATAAAAGAATTATAGCATCAGTTACTTTAGTAACCATGCTGGCCGCAGGGAGTTGCAAAAAGGATTACCTGAAACCTAAAGATCTTTCTGACTTTACCCCAGATATTACCTTAACATCGGTACCTGCCATGCAGGCTGCACTCAATTTTCTGAATAAGAATTTAAGGGCGGAGTTTTTTGGCGATTCGGCTCCTATGCTTACAGAATCTATTTTCTCTGACGTGGCTGTTGAGGGAACTACCGATAAAACAACACCTGCACAAGATCTTAATGTACGTATTACTCCAACGGCCGAACTGAACAATAACGATTATAATAAAATAGGCTGGTACTGGAAACAATGGTACCAGGGTGTGCGCTATGCAAATACCATCATTTCGCGTATCGACAATGTTAAGTATACCTCTGATGCTCAAAGGAATGACATTTTAGGCAAGGCCTATTTTCACAGAGCCTATTGCTATTATCGCCTGGTACATGAGTTTGGCGATGTGCCTTGCCCCATTAAAGAAGAGAGCGCCCCAAATGTAGCTTACGTAAGCGTAAAGCGTGAGGTAATTCTTCAGAAAATGAAAACCGACCTGGAGTTTGCCCAGCAATGGGTAACCGACGCGGGTAATAAAGGAGATGTTACCAAAGGGGCCGTTAGCCATCTGCTTACCAAGATAGATCTTGCACTGGGTAAATTTGATGATGCCATTGCGGCCTCAAGTTCGGTAATTAACGGCCCATATCATCTGATGACCACCCGCTTCGGAAGCACCGGCGCCGATGCAACCAAAAACGTGATCTGGGACCTGCACCGCCCGGATAATAAAGCCATTGCAGCTAATACCGAAGCATTATACCTGGTTATTGACAGGGATAACCTGGAAGGGAATACCGATCTTGGTTCGCAGTTAATGCGTAATTGTACCCCTTTTTACTCACAGGCTAACACCATACTTACCCCGGGTAAAAATAAAGCCGGAATAGTTGATGCCGTAAACGTTGAAATTCCGCTTACGTTATATTATGGACGCGGAATAGGCCGTTATAGAGGTACTACTTACAGTACCAAAGCTATTTGGACAGACAAGACCGATTTAAGGCATGCGCCGGGAAACTGGATTGACATGACCGACCTGGTGTATAATAACCCAGCCTTAAAAACCTCGGATCCAGACTGGTATGGCAAGCCATTGGAACAATGGACAAAGGATAATGTTGCCACCCGGTTTTTAAATGGCCCGAGAGATACCATACGTTGCTGGTTTGGCTGGCCGCACTACAAAGTATTTGTCAGTTCAACTAAAACAGCAACTGATAAATTCTGGAGCCCGCCACGTGGTACCGATACCGATTGGTATGTATTCCGTTTAGCCGAAACTTATTTATTGAGGGCCGAAGCTTACGTATGGAAAGGCGACTTGAACAACGCCATGGCTGACCTGAACATAGTTAGAGCCCGCGCGCAGGCAGCCCCCTTAACGGATGCAAGTAAAGTTAACATAGGCACCGTACTTGATGAACGCGCAAGGGAGTTGTATTGGGAAGAGCCGCGTAAAACGGAGCTAACCCGTATAGCCTATATTTTTGCGCTAACCGGTAAACCATCATATACAGGTAAATCATACAATGTAAATAATTTTTCGGAATCAAATTTCTTTTACGATCGCATCATTGAGAAAAACGATTTCTATAATAAAGGTGTGGTTACCAACTCAGGAAATACTTTCACTATATCTCCATACCATGTATTATGGCCTGTACCAAATAATGACATCCAGTTAAATATTAACGGACATATCAACCAAAACAAAGGTTATGCAGGTTCCGGAAGTAATGTTCCGGCACTCGATAAAATTCCATAA